In the Candidatus Acidiferrales bacterium genome, one interval contains:
- a CDS encoding radical SAM protein: MSLTVRNRIWKSIDWAACKAAGATFNTIQFFNKYNPNPSFTPKWSDKPILKSWEKSKPTLGWPRTTDSLCPGCVKEAREAIINGKKDWTDLVHEKVGEIKAQIIERDGQVWMVKECPLHGKFEDLMAVDAKFLEWIEKNFPGRDIPAHNDEDLHKHGSSTVRYGRGAVLTVDLTNRCNMMCDPCFMDANQVGYVHELSWEEVQEILDNALKIKPRRQMSVQFSGGEPTMSPYFIDAVRYARKVGYNSVQAATNGIEFAKSKEFSKKAFEAGLRYAYLQFDGIGNDANSHRQVGNLFDVKLRAIENMHEAGIEIVLVTTIVNNVNNDQVGPIVKFAMENPKKIAFVSFQPVSFTGRDEDITPERRMRQRYTLSHLAKDVSHQVGQIEPTRDWFPLSFIAPFSNFADHVHGPDAMWGSLSCGCHPNCGVGTALMVHKETKEWAPISRFLNATQLAKDVNAITDAARGKKFSAFMLALAMLRNYSPFQAPPNLRIKDILKKFDKTWAVSENSDKKYGRTNPNRTYEDAMKRRSEDPWNMLFIAGMWFQDLFNYDFRRTEMCIIPYATQQGEISFCAYNTGIGWRKIIENMHKNATVAQWYKEHGRHEIYAKGKKVNLEHYEHSLKVDSADAARVRHLEHDIPLTAAEEDRARRRKAMEEAAKVRAIYEELVLKKPSTTEGVVQIGTLSAIKEAVPGGTKPVQITGANGNGNGANGHDAAKREVTEAETVAGD, encoded by the coding sequence ATGTCTCTTACGGTTCGCAACCGCATCTGGAAATCAATCGATTGGGCAGCATGCAAGGCTGCCGGCGCGACGTTCAACACGATTCAGTTCTTCAACAAGTACAATCCGAATCCTTCCTTCACGCCGAAGTGGTCGGACAAACCCATCCTGAAGTCATGGGAAAAGAGCAAGCCGACGCTCGGCTGGCCGCGGACGACCGATTCCCTCTGCCCAGGCTGTGTGAAGGAAGCACGCGAAGCCATCATCAATGGCAAAAAGGACTGGACGGATCTCGTCCACGAGAAGGTCGGCGAGATCAAGGCGCAAATCATCGAGCGCGATGGCCAGGTCTGGATGGTGAAAGAGTGCCCCCTCCACGGCAAGTTCGAAGACCTGATGGCCGTCGACGCGAAATTCCTCGAATGGATCGAGAAGAATTTCCCCGGCCGCGACATTCCGGCGCACAACGATGAGGATCTGCACAAGCATGGTTCCAGCACGGTTCGTTACGGCCGCGGCGCAGTCTTGACCGTGGACCTCACCAACCGGTGCAACATGATGTGCGATCCCTGCTTCATGGACGCCAACCAAGTTGGCTATGTGCACGAGTTGAGCTGGGAGGAAGTGCAGGAAATTCTGGACAATGCGCTCAAAATCAAGCCGCGCCGGCAGATGTCCGTGCAGTTCTCCGGCGGCGAGCCGACGATGAGCCCCTATTTTATCGATGCAGTGCGCTACGCCCGCAAGGTCGGATACAACAGCGTGCAGGCGGCGACGAACGGTATCGAGTTCGCCAAGAGCAAGGAGTTCTCCAAGAAGGCCTTTGAGGCCGGCCTCCGCTATGCCTACCTGCAATTCGACGGCATCGGCAACGACGCGAACAGCCACCGGCAGGTCGGCAACTTGTTCGATGTGAAGCTGCGCGCCATCGAGAACATGCACGAAGCGGGCATTGAAATCGTTCTCGTGACGACCATCGTCAACAACGTGAACAACGACCAGGTGGGACCGATCGTTAAGTTCGCGATGGAGAATCCGAAGAAAATCGCGTTCGTATCGTTCCAGCCGGTTTCGTTCACGGGCCGCGACGAAGACATCACGCCAGAACGGCGCATGCGCCAGCGCTACACACTTTCGCATCTGGCCAAGGACGTTAGTCATCAAGTGGGGCAAATCGAGCCGACGCGCGACTGGTTTCCGCTGTCGTTCATCGCGCCGTTTTCAAACTTCGCGGATCACGTTCATGGCCCGGATGCCATGTGGGGTTCACTTTCCTGCGGATGCCATCCGAACTGTGGCGTGGGCACGGCACTGATGGTTCACAAGGAAACCAAGGAGTGGGCGCCGATTTCCCGCTTCTTGAACGCCACGCAACTGGCAAAAGATGTGAACGCCATCACCGATGCGGCTCGCGGCAAGAAGTTTTCTGCGTTCATGCTCGCGCTGGCGATGCTCAGGAACTACAGCCCGTTCCAGGCGCCGCCGAACCTGCGCATCAAGGACATCCTGAAGAAGTTCGACAAGACGTGGGCCGTTTCGGAGAACTCGGACAAAAAGTACGGGCGCACCAATCCAAACCGCACCTACGAAGACGCCATGAAGCGCCGCAGCGAAGATCCGTGGAACATGCTGTTTATCGCCGGCATGTGGTTCCAGGATCTTTTCAACTACGATTTCCGGCGCACAGAGATGTGCATCATCCCGTACGCGACGCAGCAGGGCGAAATTTCTTTCTGCGCGTACAACACGGGAATTGGCTGGCGCAAGATCATCGAGAACATGCACAAGAACGCGACCGTGGCGCAATGGTACAAGGAACACGGTCGGCACGAAATCTACGCCAAGGGCAAGAAGGTGAACCTCGAGCATTACGAGCATTCGCTCAAAGTCGACTCCGCTGACGCCGCGCGCGTTCGCCATCTCGAGCACGACATTCCTCTTACCGCAGCCGAGGAAGACCGCGCACGCCGCCGCAAGGCCATGGAAGAGGCGGCCAAGGTTCGCGCGATCTACGAGGAATTGGTCCTCAAGAAGCCTTCGACGACCGAGGGCGTCGTGCAAATTGGCACGCTTTCGGCGATCAAGGAGGCTGTGCCTGGCGGCACCAAGCCTGTGCAGATCACGGGCGCAAACGGGAACGGCAACGGGGCGAACGGCCACGACGCTGCGAAACGCGAAGTCACCGAGGCGGAAACCGTCGCAGGCGACTAG
- a CDS encoding TonB-dependent receptor produces the protein MKLNNFLRGLVFLCVSLCLSALVPLTLRAQQTLGSINGTVTDTSGAVVGKAQVQAKNVDTGLTVSANTQNDGSYNIVDLPIGTYTVTISKQGFKTEVHSNILVRGNLASTVNVTLQAGEVTTTITVSATPLMNQTDTTNGYTLGPEVIQTIPLGTGSFTQLAILAPGVNADLLGGSGTNTGLGNQDIFANGQRDTSNSFSFNSVNANNLFNGQSSSQVGEARYVLNTNEQFLAGGQIQTNTSVYDAIGEGLPTPPQETIEELHVNTSMYDASQGANSGAHVELTTKSGTNDLHGQLYEYHQTTGWNAAPFFFNAAGVDPNTGEPLLPRPALHRNTFGGTLGGPIIRDKLFFFGSYQGVRVTDASNGATAIVNVPSGLTNDRSAATLATLAGVPQGNIDNVALAVMQAKTPSGQYLIPSQNITNVSEISQLGGNAVEQGPSSTFHADQINANIDYEFSARDRMSGKYYYQRNPSTSPFAVSQVLGFPQTLHAGSQVLSLDNTTVVNANSTWEQRLGFIREIADAGTSQQLSPTTAGINLLGSNFFPGITISNAGSGTFDGLRIGPANNFANAGVFQNQFEGASNYDWVHGHHDLSFGGIFDYGQLNVINRENQVATFTFNNFANFLTGNLGGRSGGTILNGETNRYFRSRQAGLFAQDHWKLKSNLTVDLGLRWDWDGPLYEKNGLLTNFYPSSYSYDLASDTVNNIGLVIAGNNKEFCATKSSNCANNSTLTGRQWMFEPRLGLAWSPSFVKNVTVRAGYGIYADRGEFFTEFSPSAGLGISGPFGVTTEEPFTVPVHNSCTGVQCLQNNPFGTSPLPPPPNTLTGPNSVASLVHNQSGLSGCPEPVTPTCTPTSTPLFAFLFGGYDPKNTLPYSENWTLDVQWQPYNTLLFDIGYVGNHGQHELIPVPFNQPGIAIPGKPINGQTYSYGFQATDADGGFGALQTEQVMTTIGEFTGADGNTALRVPYIGYNPNSDYWEAEGVSNYNALQLNMTKRMSHGLQLNISYTWSHALDEGSGLAEGLFYNGNNPLDPRSGYGSAGYDRTHVLTINYVYNVPNLIKSEGFAAKALNDWGISGVTVAESGNPYSIYDFSGDVASQYFGAGDNFITNPLLTIINGSVHSVQLQGTTGVNPNNPVINGAAFGANLNAPGTNGVPPCGPTTDEPANPTAACDYSESGFATGNAPRNPFRGPFQTRFDFGVFKNIKINERFRLRYDAQFFNLFNHPSFDAPSNNFSLDGCFGPNIQSSPNNFLISNGFVCQWYGATAGVGSSGMIGNNMVPPGEGFIQNALGSPRFISMALHLTF, from the coding sequence ATGAAGCTGAATAATTTTCTGCGTGGTTTGGTGTTCTTGTGCGTATCGCTATGCCTCAGCGCTCTCGTCCCGCTGACGCTTCGCGCACAGCAAACGCTCGGCTCCATCAACGGCACAGTCACGGACACCTCCGGCGCGGTCGTTGGCAAAGCGCAGGTTCAAGCGAAGAACGTCGACACAGGGCTAACCGTCAGCGCCAACACGCAAAATGACGGCTCCTACAACATCGTCGATCTTCCCATTGGCACGTACACCGTCACGATTTCCAAGCAAGGCTTCAAGACCGAGGTCCACTCGAACATTTTGGTTCGCGGAAATTTGGCCTCGACTGTGAACGTCACATTGCAGGCCGGCGAAGTAACAACAACGATCACCGTGAGCGCAACGCCGCTGATGAACCAGACGGACACGACCAACGGCTACACGCTCGGGCCTGAGGTGATTCAGACGATTCCTCTCGGCACTGGCAGTTTTACTCAGCTCGCTATTTTGGCCCCCGGCGTCAATGCCGATCTGCTCGGCGGCTCGGGAACCAACACGGGACTGGGCAACCAGGATATTTTCGCGAATGGCCAGCGAGACACCAGCAACAGCTTCAGCTTTAATTCCGTCAACGCGAACAATTTGTTCAATGGGCAGTCTTCGAGTCAGGTTGGCGAGGCGCGTTACGTCCTGAACACCAATGAGCAGTTCCTGGCGGGCGGTCAAATCCAGACGAACACTTCCGTTTACGACGCGATCGGCGAGGGCCTCCCCACGCCGCCACAGGAGACGATCGAGGAACTCCATGTGAATACCTCTATGTACGACGCTTCGCAGGGAGCCAACAGCGGCGCGCACGTCGAGTTGACCACGAAGTCCGGAACCAATGATTTGCACGGACAGCTCTACGAATATCATCAGACCACTGGTTGGAATGCGGCGCCTTTCTTCTTTAACGCTGCGGGAGTCGATCCGAACACCGGAGAACCGCTGCTGCCGCGCCCTGCGCTTCACAGAAACACGTTCGGAGGCACGCTTGGCGGCCCCATTATTCGCGACAAGCTATTTTTCTTTGGATCGTATCAAGGTGTGAGAGTAACGGACGCATCCAATGGCGCGACAGCAATCGTCAATGTACCTAGCGGTCTGACAAATGACCGCAGCGCCGCAACACTCGCAACTTTGGCCGGCGTTCCCCAAGGGAACATCGACAATGTCGCCTTGGCCGTCATGCAGGCAAAGACTCCAAGCGGGCAGTACCTCATTCCTTCGCAGAACATCACGAATGTGAGTGAGATCAGTCAGCTTGGCGGCAACGCCGTGGAGCAGGGTCCTTCAAGTACATTCCATGCAGACCAGATCAATGCCAATATCGATTACGAATTCAGCGCCAGGGATCGCATGTCTGGCAAGTATTATTATCAACGGAACCCTTCCACGAGTCCCTTTGCTGTAAGCCAGGTCCTTGGATTTCCGCAAACTCTTCATGCCGGCAGCCAGGTCCTGTCCTTGGATAACACAACGGTCGTGAATGCGAATTCGACCTGGGAGCAGCGCCTCGGTTTCATTCGCGAAATCGCGGATGCAGGTACGAGCCAGCAGCTTTCGCCCACAACGGCGGGAATCAACCTCCTCGGCAGCAATTTCTTCCCCGGAATCACGATTAGCAACGCGGGTTCAGGAACATTCGACGGCTTGCGTATTGGTCCGGCGAACAATTTTGCAAATGCCGGTGTTTTTCAGAATCAATTTGAAGGTGCCTCAAACTACGATTGGGTCCACGGCCACCACGATTTGTCTTTCGGTGGCATCTTCGATTACGGCCAGCTCAATGTCATCAATCGCGAAAATCAGGTTGCCACATTCACTTTCAATAACTTCGCGAATTTCCTTACGGGCAATCTGGGTGGCAGGAGCGGAGGCACGATTCTAAACGGCGAAACGAACCGCTATTTCCGCTCGCGGCAAGCAGGGCTTTTCGCTCAGGATCATTGGAAGCTAAAGTCAAACCTGACCGTGGATCTTGGCCTGCGTTGGGACTGGGATGGCCCGCTTTATGAAAAGAACGGACTGCTCACGAACTTCTATCCCAGCTCCTATTCCTATGATCTGGCTTCCGACACGGTCAACAACATTGGCTTGGTGATCGCGGGAAATAACAAGGAGTTCTGCGCCACGAAGTCGAGCAACTGCGCCAATAATTCCACTCTGACCGGGCGTCAATGGATGTTTGAGCCGCGGCTGGGGCTTGCCTGGAGCCCATCCTTTGTAAAGAACGTGACCGTTCGCGCCGGCTACGGTATATACGCCGACCGCGGAGAGTTCTTTACGGAGTTTTCCCCGAGCGCTGGCCTGGGCATCAGCGGCCCGTTCGGAGTGACCACAGAAGAACCCTTTACGGTTCCGGTCCATAACAGCTGTACCGGCGTGCAATGCTTGCAGAACAATCCATTCGGCACGTCACCTTTGCCCCCTCCGCCCAATACACTGACGGGTCCCAATTCCGTCGCATCTCTCGTTCATAATCAATCCGGGTTGAGCGGTTGCCCGGAGCCTGTGACGCCCACTTGCACGCCAACCAGCACGCCGCTCTTTGCATTCCTTTTTGGCGGCTATGATCCGAAAAATACGTTGCCCTACTCCGAGAATTGGACGCTCGACGTGCAGTGGCAGCCGTACAACACGCTCCTTTTTGACATTGGTTATGTTGGGAATCACGGCCAACATGAACTGATCCCGGTTCCGTTCAATCAGCCGGGGATTGCTATTCCCGGGAAACCGATCAATGGCCAGACCTACTCGTATGGATTTCAGGCCACCGATGCCGACGGAGGATTTGGCGCATTGCAGACCGAGCAGGTGATGACCACCATCGGCGAATTCACGGGAGCCGACGGCAACACAGCCCTTCGCGTGCCCTACATCGGCTACAACCCCAACTCTGATTATTGGGAAGCGGAGGGGGTTTCCAATTACAACGCTCTGCAACTCAATATGACCAAGCGCATGAGCCATGGATTGCAACTCAATATTTCGTACACCTGGTCTCACGCCCTCGACGAGGGCAGCGGACTCGCGGAAGGACTTTTCTATAACGGCAATAACCCTCTGGACCCCCGATCTGGTTACGGCAGCGCAGGTTATGACCGTACCCATGTTTTGACCATCAATTACGTTTACAACGTGCCCAATTTGATCAAGTCAGAAGGTTTTGCGGCGAAGGCGCTCAACGACTGGGGAATTAGTGGCGTCACCGTGGCCGAGAGCGGCAATCCGTACAGCATCTATGACTTCTCTGGCGACGTGGCGTCCCAATATTTTGGCGCCGGAGACAATTTCATCACCAATCCGCTCCTTACGATCATCAACGGCAGTGTTCACAGCGTCCAGCTCCAGGGCACGACGGGCGTGAATCCCAATAATCCGGTCATTAACGGGGCGGCGTTTGGTGCAAACCTGAATGCTCCGGGAACGAACGGCGTTCCTCCGTGCGGTCCCACCACGGATGAGCCCGCGAATCCAACTGCGGCGTGCGATTACTCTGAAAGCGGTTTCGCAACGGGGAATGCACCTCGCAACCCCTTCCGCGGACCGTTTCAGACCCGCTTTGATTTTGGCGTGTTCAAGAACATCAAGATCAATGAACGCTTCCGCCTGCGTTACGACGCGCAGTTTTTCAATCTCTTCAATCATCCCAGCTTTGACGCACCTTCGAACAACTTCAGCCTCGACGGTTGTTTTGGGCCGAACATCCAGTCAAGCCCCAACAACTTCTTGATTTCAAATGGTTTTGTTTGTCAGTGGTATGGAGCGACGGCAGGAGTTGGCAGCTCCGGGATGATTGGGAATAACATGGTGCCTCCGGGGGAAGGATTCATTCAAAACGCGCTCGGAAGCCCACGATTTATTTCCATGGCTCTGCATTTGACGTTCTAA
- the rpmB gene encoding 50S ribosomal protein L28: MSLACEICGKKPSYGNVVSHANNLRRRRWNPNLRRVKALVGGARKHIRVCTACIRAGRVKKAA; encoded by the coding sequence ATGTCACTGGCATGTGAAATTTGCGGCAAGAAGCCGAGCTACGGAAATGTTGTGAGCCATGCGAACAACCTGCGGAGGCGCCGATGGAATCCGAATCTGCGCCGCGTGAAGGCGCTCGTCGGCGGTGCGCGCAAACACATTCGCGTGTGCACAGCGTGTATCCGAGCCGGGCGCGTCAAGAAAGCTGCCTGA
- a CDS encoding acetyl-CoA carboxylase biotin carboxylase subunit, translated as MFKKILIANRGEIAVRILRACREMGIPAVVVYSDADRASLHVRLADEAYRIGTAPSRESYLVIDKIIGVAHSSGCDALHPGYGFLAENPRLPRACADAGIAFIGPTAAAMERLGSKTAARQLARETGVPTVPGTLHPIEQLDAALEKAREIGFPIVLKAVAGGGGKGMRLVEREQELGSAWRDAASEATNAFGDGRLYLEKFLFHPRHIEIQILGDDHGHVIYLGERECSVQRRYQKVIEEAPSPIMTPDLRRVMGEAAVGLARAGGYTNAGTMEFLVDAQRNFYFLEMNTRLQVEHPVTELVASVDLVKLQIEIAAGKPLLFKQEDVQLRGHAIECRIYAEDPGNNFFPSPGKILGLRVPSGPGIRMDNGAYSGWVVPTDYDPMLGKLIASGKDRAEAIARLQGALGEYYARGIKTNIGLFRRILSEPEFLRGEIYTKWLDELLARPAAGQPEFGKHRAGAALAEDAAALVAAFWYANHDAIPNKPANGSPETPSRWKIQGRQDQLAGIPER; from the coding sequence ATGTTCAAAAAAATTCTCATCGCCAATCGTGGTGAAATCGCCGTGCGCATTCTGCGCGCGTGCCGCGAAATGGGAATTCCCGCCGTGGTCGTTTACAGCGACGCCGACCGCGCCTCGCTTCACGTTCGGTTGGCGGACGAGGCCTATCGCATCGGCACAGCTCCCTCGCGCGAGAGCTATCTGGTCATCGATAAAATCATAGGCGTCGCGCACTCCTCCGGATGCGACGCGCTGCACCCGGGCTACGGGTTCCTCGCCGAAAATCCGCGCCTCCCGCGCGCTTGCGCCGATGCGGGCATCGCCTTCATCGGACCCACGGCCGCCGCCATGGAGCGTCTCGGCTCGAAAACAGCTGCGCGGCAGCTCGCGCGCGAAACCGGTGTACCCACCGTTCCGGGAACGCTCCATCCCATTGAGCAACTTGACGCGGCTCTCGAAAAAGCGCGAGAAATCGGGTTTCCCATCGTGCTCAAGGCCGTGGCGGGCGGTGGAGGCAAGGGCATGCGCCTCGTCGAACGGGAACAGGAACTGGGATCTGCCTGGCGCGATGCGGCTTCAGAAGCGACAAACGCCTTCGGCGATGGCCGGCTGTACCTGGAGAAGTTCCTCTTCCATCCGCGTCACATCGAAATCCAAATCCTCGGCGACGATCATGGCCACGTCATTTATCTTGGCGAACGCGAATGTTCCGTCCAGCGGCGCTATCAGAAGGTCATCGAGGAGGCGCCTTCGCCGATCATGACTCCCGATTTGCGCCGCGTCATGGGCGAAGCGGCTGTCGGCTTGGCGCGCGCGGGTGGCTATACGAACGCAGGAACTATGGAATTTCTGGTCGACGCGCAGCGCAATTTTTATTTCCTCGAAATGAACACGCGGCTGCAAGTCGAGCATCCCGTCACGGAATTGGTCGCGTCAGTTGATCTTGTGAAGCTGCAAATCGAAATCGCCGCCGGAAAACCGCTGCTTTTCAAACAAGAAGACGTCCAGTTGCGCGGTCATGCCATCGAGTGCCGGATTTACGCGGAAGACCCGGGCAACAACTTTTTCCCGTCGCCGGGAAAGATTCTCGGCCTTCGCGTTCCCTCCGGCCCGGGCATTCGCATGGACAATGGCGCTTATTCCGGCTGGGTCGTGCCGACGGATTACGACCCCATGCTCGGCAAATTGATTGCCTCGGGCAAAGATCGCGCGGAAGCCATTGCGCGGCTGCAGGGTGCGCTCGGCGAATATTACGCACGCGGAATCAAGACGAATATCGGCCTTTTTCGACGGATTCTTTCCGAGCCTGAATTCCTCCGCGGGGAAATCTACACGAAATGGCTCGACGAATTGCTCGCTAGGCCGGCGGCAGGACAGCCAGAGTTTGGCAAGCACAGAGCCGGCGCGGCGCTCGCGGAAGACGCCGCCGCTTTAGTTGCTGCTTTTTGGTATGCAAATCACGACGCTATTCCAAACAAACCTGCGAATGGTTCGCCGGAAACTCCCTCGCGATGGAAAATCCAGGGTCGGCAAGATCAATTAGCCGGCATTCCCGAGCGCTGA
- a CDS encoding biotin/lipoyl-containing protein, whose amino-acid sequence MLNFLDGREVAADLVEVQPGVYSVLIGGQAFEASVTADSTSSRVMIGEHEFPFEVVDPRRWNRGRRGVAGAEGKQSIIAPMPGKIVRLLVKNEDSVEIGQGLIVVEAMKMQNEIKSPKAGKIERLDVKEGQAVNAGEILAVIA is encoded by the coding sequence GTGCTAAATTTTCTCGATGGTCGCGAGGTCGCAGCGGATTTGGTTGAGGTGCAGCCGGGAGTCTATTCCGTTCTTATCGGAGGGCAGGCATTCGAAGCGAGCGTCACGGCCGATTCAACAAGCTCTCGCGTCATGATTGGCGAACACGAATTTCCCTTTGAAGTTGTCGATCCCCGGCGATGGAATCGCGGCCGCCGCGGAGTGGCCGGAGCGGAAGGGAAGCAGTCCATAATCGCGCCTATGCCGGGAAAGATTGTGCGCCTCTTGGTCAAGAATGAAGATTCGGTGGAAATCGGGCAAGGCCTGATCGTTGTCGAAGCGATGAAGATGCAAAATGAAATCAAATCGCCGAAAGCCGGAAAAATCGAACGCCTCGACGTGAAAGAAGGTCAGGCAGTGAATGCCGGAGAAATTCTCGCTGTAATCGCCTGA
- a CDS encoding peptidylprolyl isomerase gives MLKRTALFAAFLACALTISCRSQQAPNQNVWATVNGAEINRAEVDKYYRSRVQAQGAVPSHDEALSLKLSILDQLIDNELLYQRAKTLNLIATDSEVQDKFNQSKAPFTEDEFQSKLKESSLTVDDLKNEIRRELSIQKLMNREVVAKITVSDADVADFYAKNQAQFNVAEPQYHVAQIVVTPHPDPGIHNRKNDNATTPEQAKRKVTMIEQQLGAGADFAQEAMDYSEDTNSSNGGDLGFIPQSSLNQTDPALKTAVLALQPGQVSKPIELKDGYHIIKLIAREPAGQRLLSDPQVQQSIRTTLQNRREQLLREAYVSSARDQAHVVNYLAKEVLESAGKLPSDDAGN, from the coding sequence GTGTTGAAACGAACAGCTCTTTTCGCCGCCTTCCTGGCGTGCGCTCTGACGATTTCGTGCAGGAGCCAGCAGGCTCCGAACCAGAACGTGTGGGCTACGGTGAACGGAGCGGAGATCAACCGCGCGGAGGTCGACAAATACTACCGCAGCAGAGTGCAGGCGCAGGGCGCCGTGCCGTCGCACGACGAGGCGCTGTCGCTCAAGCTGAGCATTCTCGATCAGTTGATTGACAACGAGCTTTTGTATCAACGCGCGAAAACGCTGAATTTGATCGCGACGGACAGTGAAGTCCAGGACAAGTTCAATCAGTCAAAGGCACCCTTCACCGAGGATGAATTTCAAAGTAAGCTCAAGGAAAGCAGCCTGACAGTGGACGACCTGAAGAACGAAATTCGGCGCGAGCTTTCGATTCAAAAGCTGATGAACCGGGAAGTGGTGGCGAAGATTACCGTCTCTGACGCGGACGTGGCCGATTTTTACGCGAAAAACCAAGCGCAATTTAACGTGGCTGAGCCGCAGTACCACGTCGCGCAGATCGTCGTCACTCCACACCCCGACCCGGGAATTCACAATCGTAAAAACGACAACGCCACAACTCCCGAGCAGGCGAAGCGTAAAGTGACGATGATCGAACAGCAGCTCGGTGCCGGGGCGGATTTCGCCCAGGAAGCGATGGACTACTCCGAAGATACCAACTCCTCAAACGGCGGCGATTTGGGCTTTATTCCGCAATCGTCGCTCAATCAGACCGATCCTGCCCTCAAGACCGCTGTGCTGGCTTTGCAGCCCGGACAAGTGAGCAAGCCGATCGAGCTCAAGGACGGCTATCACATCATCAAACTGATTGCGCGCGAGCCGGCGGGGCAGCGTTTGCTTTCCGATCCGCAGGTGCAGCAATCGATCCGCACGACGCTGCAAAACAGGCGAGAACAATTGCTCCGTGAAGCCTATGTGAGCTCGGCGCGCGACCAGGCGCATGTGGTCAATTATCTCGCCAAGGAAGTTCTCGAATCGGCGGGCAAGCTTCCGAGCGACGACGCGGGCAACTAG